From Kiloniellales bacterium, a single genomic window includes:
- a CDS encoding sulfite exporter TauE/SafE family protein, translated as MPEIDPLALGIVVSAMVLGGAVKGMVGIGLPAVALALMSQFLEPSLSLPLLCFPILATNLWQAVHAGRVLEPLRRFWPMILFLLVTLWWSARLAAGFDAEALYGLIGVAMMVFTTTSLFTPHLVVSERTGRVLGPVAGALGGFLGGISTIWGPPMMMYFVLLRLDKEAFIRATGLVWFVASIPLVFGYIQNGFLNATTAPLSALATVPAFGGIWLGLLLRRRVNQEVFRKVLLVAIFLLGLNLLRRALF; from the coding sequence ATGCCTGAGATCGATCCCCTCGCCCTTGGCATCGTCGTCTCCGCAATGGTCCTGGGCGGCGCGGTCAAGGGCATGGTGGGCATCGGCCTGCCCGCTGTCGCGCTCGCGCTCATGTCTCAGTTCCTGGAGCCGTCGCTCAGCCTGCCCCTGCTCTGCTTCCCGATCCTCGCGACCAACCTGTGGCAGGCGGTCCACGCCGGCCGGGTGCTCGAACCGCTGCGACGCTTCTGGCCTATGATCCTGTTCCTGCTGGTGACGCTGTGGTGGAGCGCCCGCCTCGCAGCCGGGTTCGATGCCGAGGCGCTCTACGGCCTGATCGGCGTCGCCATGATGGTCTTCACCACGACCAGCCTGTTCACGCCCCACCTCGTCGTCTCCGAGCGGACCGGACGCGTGCTCGGACCGGTGGCGGGAGCTCTCGGCGGCTTTCTGGGCGGCATCTCGACGATATGGGGACCGCCGATGATGATGTATTTCGTTCTCCTGCGGCTCGACAAAGAGGCCTTCATCCGCGCGACAGGCCTGGTCTGGTTCGTCGCCTCGATACCGCTCGTCTTCGGCTACATCCAGAACGGCTTCCTGAACGCCACGACCGCACCGCTTTCCGCCCTGGCTACGGTGCCCGCCTTCGGCGGGATCTGGCTCGGCCTCTTGCTGCGCCGGCGGGTCAATCAGGAGGTTTTTCGCAAGGTACTCTTGGTTGCGATCTTCCTGCTCGGCCTCAACCTGCTTCGACGCGCTCTGTTCTAA
- a CDS encoding tripartite tricarboxylate transporter permease, with product MEQFLAGALTLVSSPLSIGIFFAGLIGGLLFGAIPGVSMLTLAAIFLPFSGLLEATDAIMFYSVLYCSGTYGGAVTAILFNIPGAPENAPTAFDGYPMTKQGLGGKAIGAAVLCSALGGTCSVILMMLATPLLADIAVSYFGPPEIFALVFFGIAVASSVGAQTLWKGWLSVLLGLLLATVGLDPVAGIERYTFDFVYLLAGLHFIPVILGFFAVAEVLVQAERRVRGAYDMPKFVTSFPSWLEFWRLRFAVARSVVLGFFSGILPGIGATLAAFLSYNEAVRWSKNKENFGKGELEGVVASETANNAATGAAMIPLLALGLPGGALTAMMVGVFQMHDIEPGPLVFINTADLVWVVFAAMFFANIAILVLGVFETKTVLHLLRIPFEFLAPAILLLATVGAYAVRNLVMDIGVMFAAGILAFFLRRTGYSIPGIVLGLILGKLGEQNFAQAMQLVSYDFVEFGSRPIVAVLLTASVLTILANVYRALSGKRRSVEL from the coding sequence CGGTCTGATCGGCGGCCTCCTGTTCGGCGCCATCCCGGGCGTTTCCATGCTGACCCTGGCGGCGATCTTCCTGCCCTTCTCCGGCCTGCTCGAGGCGACCGACGCGATCATGTTCTACTCGGTGCTCTACTGTTCGGGCACCTACGGCGGCGCGGTCACGGCCATCCTGTTCAACATCCCCGGCGCCCCAGAGAACGCGCCGACCGCGTTCGACGGCTACCCCATGACCAAGCAGGGCCTGGGGGGCAAGGCGATCGGTGCCGCCGTTCTCTGCTCCGCACTGGGCGGTACCTGCTCGGTGATCCTGATGATGCTGGCGACTCCCCTGCTGGCAGACATTGCGGTCAGCTACTTCGGACCGCCGGAGATCTTCGCCCTGGTCTTCTTCGGCATCGCGGTCGCCTCCTCGGTCGGCGCCCAGACGCTTTGGAAGGGCTGGCTTTCGGTTCTGCTCGGCCTGCTCCTGGCGACCGTCGGGCTCGATCCAGTCGCGGGGATCGAGCGCTACACCTTCGATTTCGTCTATCTCCTGGCCGGTCTCCACTTTATTCCCGTCATCCTGGGCTTCTTCGCGGTCGCCGAGGTGCTGGTGCAGGCCGAGCGCCGAGTGCGCGGCGCCTACGACATGCCCAAGTTCGTGACCTCCTTTCCATCCTGGCTCGAGTTCTGGCGGCTCAGGTTCGCCGTCGCCCGCTCGGTCGTCCTCGGCTTCTTCTCCGGCATCCTGCCCGGCATCGGCGCGACCCTCGCCGCTTTCCTCAGTTACAACGAGGCGGTGCGCTGGTCCAAGAACAAGGAGAACTTCGGCAAGGGCGAACTGGAGGGGGTGGTAGCATCGGAGACCGCAAACAACGCCGCGACCGGCGCCGCCATGATCCCGCTCCTGGCGCTCGGCCTACCGGGCGGCGCCCTGACCGCCATGATGGTCGGCGTCTTCCAGATGCACGACATCGAGCCGGGCCCACTGGTCTTCATCAACACGGCGGATCTGGTGTGGGTCGTCTTCGCGGCCATGTTCTTCGCCAACATCGCCATCCTGGTGCTCGGCGTCTTCGAGACCAAGACGGTGCTGCACCTGCTGCGGATCCCCTTCGAATTCCTCGCGCCGGCGATCCTCCTGCTGGCCACGGTCGGCGCCTACGCCGTGCGCAACCTAGTGATGGACATCGGCGTCATGTTCGCGGCCGGCATACTCGCCTTCTTCCTGCGCCGCACCGGCTACTCGATTCCGGGAATCGTTCTCGGCCTGATCCTGGGCAAGCTCGGCGAGCAGAACTTCGCCCAGGCCATGCAGTTGGTCAGCTACGACTTCGTCGAGTTCGGCAGCCGTCCGATCGTCGCCGTCCTGCTGACGGCGAGCGTCCTGACCATTTTAGCCAACGTCTATCGCGCGCTGTCGGGAAAGCGCCGCTCGGTCGAGCTCTGA